Proteins from one Mucilaginibacter jinjuensis genomic window:
- a CDS encoding SDR family oxidoreductase, translated as MKKKIYIAGAGGMLGEAFYRIFKSEYDVRCTDKDVNEEWLDFLDFRDFEKYKRDVENFKPDYLFHLGALTDLEECELNVDDTYLTNTTSVENAVLLANQLNIPMLYISTAGIFDGQKDYYDDWDEPNPLGHYARSKYMGERYVRENAKKYIICRAGWMMGGGPKKDKKFINKIIKQLVSGKRDLHIVNDKDGTPTFTVDFAKNVKLLIEKEYWGLYNLVCRGETSRREVAEEIINILGLQDEVKIHEVSSDYFKDTYFAPRPSSERLINKKLELRKMNIMSDWKVALNEYITDYYSDYLAENIYTVKEDGITLKPAV; from the coding sequence ATGAAGAAAAAAATTTATATCGCCGGGGCCGGTGGGATGCTTGGTGAAGCCTTTTACCGAATTTTTAAAAGTGAATATGATGTTAGATGTACAGATAAAGATGTAAACGAAGAGTGGCTTGATTTTTTGGATTTTCGCGATTTCGAAAAATACAAGCGCGATGTAGAAAACTTTAAACCTGATTATCTATTTCATTTAGGCGCACTTACTGATTTGGAAGAATGTGAGCTAAATGTTGATGACACTTATCTAACTAACACCACTTCTGTCGAAAATGCAGTTTTGTTAGCTAACCAGCTTAACATCCCTATGCTTTACATAAGCACTGCCGGGATATTTGATGGCCAGAAAGATTATTATGATGACTGGGACGAACCTAACCCGCTTGGTCATTACGCACGATCTAAATACATGGGCGAGCGTTATGTACGCGAAAACGCAAAGAAATATATTATTTGCCGTGCCGGTTGGATGATGGGTGGCGGCCCTAAAAAAGATAAAAAGTTTATTAATAAAATTATCAAACAATTAGTAAGTGGTAAACGCGACTTGCATATTGTAAATGATAAAGATGGTACCCCAACTTTTACGGTAGATTTTGCAAAAAATGTAAAGCTATTGATTGAAAAAGAATACTGGGGCTTATATAACTTAGTTTGCAGAGGCGAAACCAGCCGACGCGAAGTTGCTGAAGAAATTATCAATATACTGGGCTTGCAGGATGAAGTGAAAATTCATGAAGTAAGTTCTGATTATTTTAAGGATACTTATTTTGCACCAAGACCATCATCAGAGCGCTTGATTAACAAGAAGCTCGAACTAAGAAAAATGAACATTATGAGCGACTGGAAAGTTGCCCTGAATGAATATATTACAGATTATTACTCAGATTATTTGGCCGAAAATATTTACACTGTTAAAGAAGACGGAATTACCCTTAAACCGGCTGTCTGA
- a CDS encoding glycosyltransferase family 4 protein translates to MKVAFITRLNLYKIAGGDTVQIEQTARQLTNLGIEVDILRSVDVIPYENYDVLHFFGIPRPGDMLHHSQLAKMPFVISTIHCTYGDYYKYNKQGVGAIFAKLSSDSMEYFKTIARWLVGKDHRPSLNYFLTGQRKTIIKVLETANFILPNSESEANRLKELYTPNVRSIVVTNGINPEKFPYNPDVPKDENLIICVGRIENRKNQLNLIKALNNTKYKLVLIGAPSANQNEYYLRCKAAAGPNVTFLQHIPHLDLVRYYQLAKVHVLASWFETTGLSSLEAAIMHCNIVITEKGDTREYFGDDAFYCEPESPESIRTAVDRAAEATFNEALAEKIINLHTWRKAAEQTLEAYLQLTGNAEKTQFSY, encoded by the coding sequence ATGAAAGTAGCATTTATCACAAGATTAAACTTATATAAAATAGCCGGCGGCGATACCGTACAAATTGAACAAACAGCACGACAGTTAACCAACCTGGGTATTGAAGTTGATATTTTGCGATCGGTAGATGTTATACCATACGAAAACTATGATGTGTTGCACTTTTTTGGGATTCCACGTCCGGGTGATATGCTGCATCATAGCCAATTAGCTAAAATGCCTTTTGTAATATCAACCATACACTGCACCTATGGCGATTATTATAAGTATAACAAGCAGGGTGTTGGTGCCATTTTCGCAAAACTGTCGTCAGACAGTATGGAGTATTTTAAAACCATTGCCCGCTGGCTGGTTGGAAAAGACCATCGCCCAAGCCTCAATTATTTTTTAACCGGGCAGCGAAAAACCATTATCAAGGTACTGGAAACAGCCAATTTTATCCTGCCTAATTCAGAATCAGAGGCAAACCGGTTAAAAGAGCTTTACACGCCCAATGTAAGATCGATTGTGGTTACCAATGGTATCAACCCCGAAAAGTTTCCTTATAACCCTGATGTACCTAAAGATGAAAACCTTATAATTTGTGTAGGCCGTATAGAAAACCGGAAAAACCAGCTCAATTTAATTAAGGCTTTAAATAATACAAAATATAAACTGGTACTGATAGGCGCACCCTCTGCAAACCAAAATGAGTATTACTTAAGGTGTAAAGCGGCAGCTGGGCCTAACGTAACCTTTTTACAGCATATACCGCATCTGGATTTAGTAAGATACTATCAGTTAGCAAAAGTACACGTACTGGCCAGTTGGTTCGAAACAACCGGCTTAAGCTCGTTAGAAGCAGCCATTATGCATTGCAACATTGTAATAACAGAAAAAGGCGATACCCGCGAATATTTTGGAGATGATGCCTTTTATTGCGAACCCGAAAGCCCCGAAAGTATCAGAACTGCGGTTGACCGTGCAGCTGAAGCAACTTTTAACGAAGCCCTTGCCGAAAAGATCATAAATTTGCACACCTGGAGAAAAGCGGCCGAACAAACACTGGAAGCTTATCTACAATTAACAGGAAATGCAGAAAAAACACAGTTTTCCTACTAA
- a CDS encoding glycosyltransferase, translating to MRIAAFGFRTIPPTKGAAGADKFALELFPRLVKLGHSVVAYNRRYPDVFVDIDDYKGVKIKNIKTVRKSGFDTLLHSFKCTCDIIFNNTADVVHIQNGGNSIWALPLRLFGKKVFISQDGVDWKRDKWPWYGKMYLKLSAYITAHVPNQIIFDNVIAKKLFEDRFKKEYRFIPFGSEVEPGNGNTEVLERLNLKKGEYYLFVGRFIPDKGLHYLIPGFKKSISNKKLVLIGGSPNPSPYEQQIFDMGNERIVFPGYIYGDEVNTLMQNSYCYIQPSDVEGLSPVVLTVMGLNVPLIVSDIEENIYVVEDTARKFKKGNIESLTEEINYCETHYAEMQALAVKAQARALSVFNWDKVAEEHVRIFSE from the coding sequence ATGCGTATTGCTGCTTTTGGTTTCCGTACCATCCCGCCTACAAAAGGTGCGGCCGGTGCCGATAAATTTGCACTTGAACTATTTCCACGTTTAGTTAAATTAGGACACAGTGTTGTTGCTTATAACAGACGCTACCCCGACGTGTTTGTTGATATAGATGATTATAAAGGCGTAAAAATTAAAAATATTAAAACCGTTCGTAAGTCTGGTTTCGATACGCTGCTGCACTCATTTAAATGCACCTGCGATATTATTTTTAACAATACTGCCGATGTTGTACATATCCAAAACGGTGGCAACAGTATATGGGCATTGCCATTACGGCTTTTCGGTAAAAAGGTTTTCATCAGTCAGGATGGGGTAGACTGGAAACGTGATAAATGGCCCTGGTACGGCAAAATGTATTTAAAGCTCTCTGCTTACATTACTGCCCATGTACCGAACCAAATTATATTTGATAATGTAATTGCCAAAAAGCTTTTTGAAGACCGCTTTAAGAAAGAATATCGTTTTATACCTTTTGGCAGCGAGGTGGAACCCGGAAACGGTAATACCGAAGTTTTAGAGAGGCTTAACCTTAAAAAAGGCGAATATTACCTGTTTGTAGGGCGTTTTATTCCGGATAAGGGTCTGCACTATCTAATCCCCGGATTTAAAAAATCTATCTCCAATAAAAAACTGGTTTTGATAGGCGGCTCGCCCAACCCATCACCTTATGAACAGCAGATCTTTGATATGGGCAATGAGCGTATTGTATTTCCTGGTTATATTTATGGTGATGAGGTAAATACGTTAATGCAGAACTCATACTGTTACATTCAACCATCAGATGTAGAAGGTCTTTCTCCCGTAGTACTTACCGTAATGGGGCTTAACGTACCCTTAATTGTGAGCGATATTGAAGAGAATATTTATGTGGTGGAAGATACTGCCCGTAAGTTTAAAAAAGGCAATATCGAATCACTAACAGAAGAGATCAATTACTGCGAAACCCATTATGCAGAAATGCAGGCACTGGCAGTTAAGGCCCAGGCACGCGCATTAAGTGTTTTTAACTGGGATAAAGTTGCCGAAGAACACGTGAGGATCTTCTCAGAATAA